Sequence from the Thalassoglobus sp. JC818 genome:
CAGCATGTTGTCGTGCCTGGCGTCCTGGAGTATCAAGACTAAGGTTCGCGGGTTTCTCATGCTGTTCCTCATCCTGGAAACAGGGATGATGGGTGTCTTTCTCGCACTCGACTTCTTCCTTTTCTATGTCTTCTGGGAAGTCATGCTCTTGCCGATGTACTTCCTCATCGGCGTCTGGGGTGGTCCAAGGCGTGAGTATGCTGCGATCAAATTCTTCCTGTATACGCTGTTCGGATCAGTGCTGATGCTGATCGCGATGTTGATGTTCTACTTCAACAGTGCGTCTTCAGAAATCGCTGGCAACGAGAGTATCTTCGACCTACTCAAGTTGGCGGAGATCGCCAAGGTTGGCGGGTTCGATGCGACAATGCAGATCTTTGCATTCATTCTGCTCTTCATCGGTTTCGCGATTAAGCTTCCTTCGTTCCCGGTTCACACGTGGCTGCCTGATGCTCACGTGGAAGCACCAACTCCAATCTCGATGATCCTGGCCGGTGTCCTCTTGAAGATGGGTGGCTACGGAATCTTGCGAATCGCTATGCCACTCTGCCCATACGGGACACAGTACGCAGCTTACGCGTTGGTGGCTTTGGGAGTCTTCAGCATTGTTTACGGTGCCTTCGCCGCGATGGCTCAAACAGACTTCAAACGACTCGTTGCTTACAGCTCCGTCAGTCACATGGGATACGTTCTCGTTGGTATGGCTGTCTGGAAGATCAGCGAAACTGGTGCAACTGAAAATCTGAACTTCTGGCAACTCGGAATGGCTGGAGCCATGTTCCAGATGATCGGTCATGGAATTTCTTCGGCCGGTATGTTCTTCATGGTGGGTGTGATCTACGACCGAGTTCACCATCGTGATCTGAACAAATTCGGCGGACTGATGCAGCTGATGCCGTTGTACAGTGGACTGGCTGTGATCATCTTCTTCGCTGGTCTTGGACTTCCCGGTTTGTGTGGGTTCATCGGGGAAGTCTTCGTGGTGCTCAGCATTTGGAGCTACAGCCCGCTTCTGGCGATCATCACAGCTTCTGCGGTCATTCTGACAGCCGGTTACATTCTCTGGACGATTCAACGGGTTTACCTCGGTCCAGAGTACAAAGGTCCTCACAAAGAAGAGATCGTTCCGATCACAAGCCGGGAAACAACAGTTGCAGCATCGCTGGCTGTCCTGGCGGTTCTGCTCGGAATTTTCCCATACCAGCTGGTGTTGAATTTGATGGATGCATCGATCGCCCAGTTAACGGTTTCTCTCTCAGAGGGATACGCGGCCGTTCAGGAAACTGTGACTGCTGTCACTCAGCTGTCACGCTAGTTCGTCTTCCACAACGTGGTCATCACTTCGAATCCTGTTGACGCACCTTAACGAAAACAAACGATGTCTGTTCATTCGATTCTGAATCACGTTCTTGGAGAAGATCTCCCTCGTTCATTGGAGATCTTTGCTCCCGAGCTCGTGTTGTGCGCCACCGTCGTGCTGCTCTTGCTGTGGCGGATGCTGAACTTGCATCAACGGATTCCTACATGCTGGGTGGCTCTCTTCGGTTCGCTGATCGCGTTCTTCGGAGTGTTTGCGCAGTTCATGTATCTGAAGACCGGCGGAGCTGGTGTCGGTGGTCTTGAATTTCTGTTCGACCAATGGAGACTCAGTCCGTCAGGTGTGGGTGAGATTGGTCCTTACTTCACAGGGCTGTTAGTTCACGATCAGTTCGCAGTCTTTTTCCGACTCGTGCTGACGCTGTTCTTGGTTCTGGTGATCGCTCTAACAATTCTGACTGGCATTCCAGATTCGGAAGATGGTCAGGACTTCTACACGCTGTTGATTGGCTCCACTGTCGGAATGTTGATGGCAGTCGGTGCGAATCATCTGTTGATGCTCTTCCTCTCCGTGGAAATGATGAGTGTCCCGAGTTACGTCATGGTTGCTTTCCAGAAGGGACGCAAGCAGGCGGGGGAAGCCTCTCTGAAGTACGTCGTGTACGGAGCCGGTATCGCTGGTGTGATGCTCTACGGGATTTCGTTGATCGCTGGCCTGCTCGGGACAGCCAGTATGCCTGAGCTTGGAGAACGCTTTGCAATTCTGATGCAGGGTGAATTCTTCACGATGTCGAACACAACTGCCCTCACACTGGTGCTGGGCATGATGATGGTGCTGATCGGACTGGCATTCAAACTGTCGCTGGTCCCGTTCCATTTCTGGTGTCCGGATGCATTCGAAGGGGCTTCGGCAGAAGTTTGCGGATTTTTGTCTGTCGCCTCGAAAGCAGCTGCCTTGGCTCTGCTCGTGCGATTTGTTCTGGCATTCCAGGGAGCAGATGAGTCGCTCTCTCAACTTGGAATCCTGTTCGGTG
This genomic interval carries:
- a CDS encoding NADH-quinone oxidoreductase subunit M, producing the protein MSNPAFLLSATIFLPTLGALFLMVFDKKAEDAMRNFALVITAVTFGLTLLILQQFDRSEGGIQMAVSIPWVPTWNINYQLGVDGLSLPLVLLTGLISMLSCLASWSIKTKVRGFLMLFLILETGMMGVFLALDFFLFYVFWEVMLLPMYFLIGVWGGPRREYAAIKFFLYTLFGSVLMLIAMLMFYFNSASSEIAGNESIFDLLKLAEIAKVGGFDATMQIFAFILLFIGFAIKLPSFPVHTWLPDAHVEAPTPISMILAGVLLKMGGYGILRIAMPLCPYGTQYAAYALVALGVFSIVYGAFAAMAQTDFKRLVAYSSVSHMGYVLVGMAVWKISETGATENLNFWQLGMAGAMFQMIGHGISSAGMFFMVGVIYDRVHHRDLNKFGGLMQLMPLYSGLAVIIFFAGLGLPGLCGFIGEVFVVLSIWSYSPLLAIITASAVILTAGYILWTIQRVYLGPEYKGPHKEEIVPITSRETTVAASLAVLAVLLGIFPYQLVLNLMDASIAQLTVSLSEGYAAVQETVTAVTQLSR
- a CDS encoding NADH-quinone oxidoreductase subunit N, with translation MSVHSILNHVLGEDLPRSLEIFAPELVLCATVVLLLLWRMLNLHQRIPTCWVALFGSLIAFFGVFAQFMYLKTGGAGVGGLEFLFDQWRLSPSGVGEIGPYFTGLLVHDQFAVFFRLVLTLFLVLVIALTILTGIPDSEDGQDFYTLLIGSTVGMLMAVGANHLLMLFLSVEMMSVPSYVMVAFQKGRKQAGEASLKYVVYGAGIAGVMLYGISLIAGLLGTASMPELGERFAILMQGEFFTMSNTTALTLVLGMMMVLIGLAFKLSLVPFHFWCPDAFEGASAEVCGFLSVASKAAALALLVRFVLAFQGADESLSQLGILFGVALGTISIITMTFGNLAAYSQTNVKRLLAYSTIAHAGYMVMAVSAMLVILNSPTSEVGVGQAATCVEGLMYYVAVYLFMNLSAFAVVALLRNETFREDISSYKGIVSGSAATKILCVCLAISFFSLVGMPPFGGFFAKMMIFYSALQAGNAHWFLWIVLGFGAINTVFSLFYYLNVLKTAFISEPEADASPVEVPGMAGAYVLLVTIPILALGMSSLQGDLTATAKYVAASLFQ